The DNA window GAATTGTGAATCACTACTACCTGGCACGCATGCGAGCAGGAGTTAACGGAAAAAAAGATCAACAATTTGCCAACAAAGTTAAAATCGTAATGCCAAAACCTGCTCACGTTAATATCAGCGCTGCAGCGATTTCACGCTATTCGAACAACAAAAAAAATGCGATTAAATTGATTGAATTTCTAGCATCTCCTCAAGGAAGTTCTGGGCTAGCTGGACCCACCTATGAGTTCCCACTTAAAGGGGCTGGAGGATCAACGTACTTGAAGGGAATGACAAAATTCACTCCTGATCGGGTCACGATTTCGCAGCTAAGTAACTACAACAAACAAGCTATCCAGCTCATGACCGAGGCTGGATGGAAATAAGCTTGTCCAATACATAACCAAACAAGGCAGGATCTGGTTCAGCATGATCCAGATCTGCCAAGCCAAGCTCCTCGAGCCGGTCCGATACTTGTTGCTCCAACTCCGCTGGTCGGCTTAAGGGTTCACCCCATTCATGATTCTTCTCAGGTCCGATCTTGGTGGTGGCATCAACGGCCATTCTTCCACCAAGTCCGAGTTGTTCGCTAGCAAAATCGAGCGTATCAAAAGGAGTATTTTCTAAGACAAATAGGTCTCTCTGAGGATCCACTTGGGCAGCAATAGCCCAAACAACCTGACGGGGATCCCGCACATTGATGTGCTTATCAACCACGACAACAAACTTCGTGTAAGTAAATTGCGGGAGAGCACTCCAGAAAGCCATCGCAGCTCGTTTGGCCTGACCTGGATAGGCTTTATCAATAGAAATAACTGCCAATTTATAACTTAGCGCCTCCATTGGCAGGAAGAAATCTCTGATTTCAGGGATTTGTTGACGCAAAATTGGCGTATAAATTCTGTTTAAAGCAATGGCCAGCATCGCCTCTTCTTTCGGTGGCCGGCCACTGAATGTGGTGAGAAAAATCGGCGACCGCCGCTGGGTCATGCAGTGGAAACGCACCAAAGGTGAATCCTCCACACCCCCGTAAAAACCCATGTGATCACCAAAGGGGCCATCTGGGCTGACCTCTCCTGGAGTAATCGTTCCCTCTAACACCACCTCACTGCAACTTGGCACCTGCAGATCAATTGTTTTGCAGGGGGTGAGCCGCACTCCCTCCCCTGCATAAATGCCTGCGAACAACCATTCACTGAGTTGCACAGGGATCGGTGTTGCTGCCGCCATCACAAGCAGAGGGTGAACACCAATGGCGATGGCCACCTCCAGCTTTTTGCCCATCGCCGCTGCCTTCCGCAGGTGACGGGCCCCACCACGAACGCTCAACCAATGCACCGTCATGGTGTTCACCGATTGACGCTGCAGGCGATACACCCCCACGTTTGGGACACCGGTTTCCGGATCTTTCGTAATCACAAGGCCCAAGGTGATCACACCACCGGCATCCCCCGGCCACGGTCTGATCAGGGGGATTTGATCGAGATTGACCTCATCTCCCAAAAAGATCTGCTGCCGGCAGGGAGGGGCGAGATCGCGGTCTGGTCGTGCCTTCACCAGGTCCCAAAACACCCTGGCAAATTGCTTGGTCTCCTTGAGGTCTTTTGGAGGCCTCGGTTGCTGAAGGATGGCAAGTCTGGATCCAAGCTCCTCAAGCTGTTCAGCCCGCTCCAGGCCCATGCTCCAAACCACACGCTCCACAGTGCCGAGCGTGTTGACGGCCACCGGCATGCTGGAGCCAATCACATTTTCAAACAGCAGGGCTGGACCACCGGCAGCAAGCACCCGATCAGCAATGGCTGCCAGCTCAAGGTCTGGATCCACGGGTGCCGTAATCCGCCGTAGCTGACCACGCTCCTCCAGCAGCTTGAGAAAGTCCCGCAGATCTCTCGTTCCAGGGCCGGGTCCAATCAAAGCCATGGAGATGAAAGGGTGATCAGGAAGCAATCTCGTTACTGTGACGCACGCTGATCGAGATCGTGGCCATGAAGGTGTCCTATTTCCACGTTGCTGGTGAAGTGCCAGACACCATCAACGGTCCAGAGGGTCCTGACGCCGCTGTTGTGATCGATGTCCTGCGCGCCACCACCACCATTGCCTGGGCGTTGCACAACGGAGCAGAGGCGATTCAAACCTTTGCTGATCTCGATGAACTGCGCTCAGAAGCCAACGCCTGGCCCGAGCAAAAGCGCCTGTTGGTAGGCGAACGGGGAGGGGCAAAGCTCGATGGATTTGATCTCGGCAATTCCCCCGTTTCCGTGGTCCCCGAGACCGTGCAGGGCAAGCGCCTGTTCATGAGCACCACCAATGGCACCCGCTCCTTGCACCGGGTCCGAGAGGTGGCCTGTGTGCTCACGGTGGCCTTGCCGAACCGGGAAGCGGTGGCAAAACAATTGATCCAGGATCAGCCCGAGCAGGTCTGGATGGTGGGAAGCGGCTGGGAAGGCACCTACTCCTTAGAGGATTCCTTAGCAGCTGGTGCCCTCGCCGAATCGCTCCTGGCTGCAGGGGCCAGCGTGGCTAACGACGAAATGCAAGCAGCACTCGCTCTGTGGGCTCAATGGAAAGACAATCCCGAGGCCTGTTTACGGATCGCATCCCATGGACAGCGCTTGATTCGCCTGGGGGATCACGACGCTGATTTCCAACGCTGTGCTGGTCTTGATCAGCTCTCGGTGGTGCCAACACAGGCTGAGCCAGGCGTGCTTCGTGCCGTTTCTGGGTAGCCGGACGGCAATAAGCCAATACCATCTGCCAATCGGAAAGGACGCACGTGAGTGACTTTTTGGCTGCGGCCCTGCAACTCACCAGCACAACTGACCCTGAAAGCAATTTTGCGGCCGCTGAAGAGCAGATCGATTTGGCGGCGCGTCGTGGCGCAGAGCTGATCGCTTTGCCCGAAAACTTTGCCTTCATGGGTGACGACGCGCAGCGACTCGAGCTGGCACCGGCATTGGCTGACCAGGCGGCGCGCTTTCTGGTCACCATGGCCCGTCGCTATCAGGTCGTGATCCTGGGTGGTGGATTCCCCGTTCCTGTCGGTGATGGCCAACGCCACTTTCAAAGGTCACAGCTGGTAGGCCGTGACGGTCAAGTGCTGGCTAGTTACGACAAGATCCACCTCTTTGATGTGGACCTCCCAGACGGGAGCTCCTATCGGGAATCAGCGAGCTTCAGCCCGGGGACATCCCCCCCACCCGTCGTGGATGTGCCTGGACTATGTCGGGTGGGGCTGTCCATTTGCTACGACGTGCGCTTCACTGAGCTCTATCGCCACCTCGTTGGAGCCGGAGCTGAGTTGTTAATGATTCCCGCTGCCTTCACAGCCTTCACAGGGAAGGACCATTGGCAAGTTTTGCTCCAATCACGGGCGATCGAAAACACGGCCTACGTGCTGGCTCCAGCCCAGACAGGCGTGCACTACAAGCGACGACAGAGCCACGGGCATTCCCTGGTGGTTGATCCTTGGGGCACGGTGTTGTCCGATGCCGGGGTGGCTCCAGGGGCCGCCATCGCTCCCATTGACCCCAGCCATCTCCAGCGCATTCGCGGGCAGATGCCGAGCCTGCAGCACCGCCAACCCTCGCTGTTCTGAAGGGCATGGCTCCGCTGACCTTCCGCTTCAGTGCGCTCATTCTTTCGGCGGCTGTCCAAGCGTCATCCCTGCTTCTCAGCCTGCCGGCCCAAGCCGCCAGTGCCCTGGCGGCCTGGAAACTCAGTTCTTCAGGGGAGCTCCTGCTGCGCACCGCAGCGGGTGCGCGACTTCAAGCCTTCTTCGAAGCCGGGGATCGCACCCGCGGTCCAAGGGTATGGATCGATTTTCCAGGTGAGCTCAGTCGATCGAGAAGCCTGCCCGGGTCCGGCCCCGTTCGCGAAATTCGGCTTGGAAAACCGAGCGCAGGTGAAACCCGATTGGTGATCGAGTTTCAGCCAGGGGTCGATCTCGATCCCAGTCAATTGAAATTGATCGGTACCGCTTCCAATCGCTGGAAGCTCAGCTTTCAAGGGCTTTCCACCACAGGGTTAAGTGCGATCGGGGAAGGAGATCTCAACCGTGCATCCTCTGGGTCCTGGGCGGGTGGCCTGCGCATCCAACCCAGCAAAACTCCTGTGAATGCGGCGGGCTTACCCACCGTGACCCGAGGCAAATATCGCGTCGTTATCGACCCAGGCCATGGTGGTCCCGATCCCGGCGCTGTGGGAATCCGAGGGATCAGGGAAAGTGAAATCGTTCTCGATATCTCCCTGCAAGTCGCTCGATTGCTGGAAGCCAAGGGGGTCCAGGTGATCATGACGCGAACAGCTGAAGTGGATGTCGATCTTCCGCCTCGGGTTTCAATTGCCAATCGGGCTGGTGCGGATGCTTTCGTCAGCATTCATGCCAATGCGATCAGCATGGCCAGGCCTGATGTAAACGGGATCGAGACGTTTTTTTACTCCGACCGTCGTTCCGCCCGCTTGGCCGCTCACCTTCAGCAGCAAATGCTAAATGTGTCCCCCGGCAGCCCGAATCGAGGTGTTAAGCGAGGTCGATTTTTTGTGATTAGGCGCACCACAATGCCAGCAGCTCTCGTGGAGATGGGATTCGTCACTGGCAACATTGATTCTCCGCGCCTGGCCACCTCGTCCCACCGTCAGAGGCTGGCTTTAGCCCTTGCCACCGGCATCCTCGATTATCTGAAAGGAGTGCGTTGACCATTCGTCTCGGACTGTTTGACAGTGGCATTGGCGGGCTCACCGTTTTGCGCAGAATCCTGGAGCGTCACGGTGCCGTGCCGGTGACCTACTTAGGCGACACCGCCCGTGTTCCCTACGGAAGTCGGTCTCCTTCAGAAATCCGTTCGATTGCCGCTGAAGTGGTGGCCTGGTTGCGAGTCCAAGAGGTCTCCACCGTTGTGATGGCCTGCAACACCACCAATGCTCTCGCCAGAGATGTCACCGAGGGGCAAGCCGGCGTTCCCGTTGTAGGGCTGATTGGCGCTGCCGCTGCCCTCGTGAAAGAGTCGAGAGTGGGCGTTCTCGCGACCCCAGCAACGGTGGCCTCAGGCGCCTATCGGGAGAGCATCGAGGCGCTCCATCCAGGAACCTTGGTGGTTCAACAGGCCTGTCCAGATTTTGTTCCGCTGATCGAGGCCGGAGATCTCGGTTCCGATGAACTGCGCGAAGCGGCGATTCGATACCTCCAGCCCTTGCTTGAAGCCTCGGTTGATTCGGTGGTGCTTGGTTGCACCCATTACCCCCTGCTAGTGCCGCTGCTCGCGAACTTATTGCCCCCTCACATGCGTCTGATCGACCCAGCTGTCGCCGTCGCCACCCAACTCGATGCCTTTCTTGGCCAACCCTTGCCTGGAAGTCAAAATCAGCCGGTATCACTGGCCGCAACGCATATGTGCGTCACAAAAGACGCCGCAGGGTTTGCCGAGAGAGCCACGGCTTGGCTGGGGCAAAGGCCTTGCGTTGATCTGGTGAATCTGCAGCCATAGGTCTGCATTTCCTAGGATCTCTGCACCGAGGGGATTCATGGCCACCGTCACCGAGTTGCTGCAGCCGGTCGAGGCGGATCTTGAGATCCTGCTAAGCGACCTCCGCAGCTTGATAGGAGCCGGTCATCCGATTCTCCAGGCAGCTGCTGAACATCTTTTCAGCGCTGGAGGGAAGCGCCTCAGACCTGGAATCGTGTTGCTGATTTCGAGGGCACTGTCCGCAGACGGAGAGTTGAGCTCACGCCATCGACGTCTGGCAGAGATCACGGAGATGATCCACACCGCCTCGCTCGTTCACGACGATGTTGTGGATGAAGCCTCAACACGGCGGGGCGTTGAGACCGTCCACAGCCGATTTAATTACAGAGTGGCCGTTCTCGCCGGTGACTTCCTGTTTGCCCAGGCGAGTTGGCACCTGGCCAATCTCGACAATCTCGATGTCGTGAAGTTGCTCAGTCGCGTGATTATGGATCTCGCCGATGGAGAGGTGAAACAGGGCTTGTTTCGCTTCGATACCGGCCAGTCATTCGAAACCTATTTCGAGAAGAGCTACTGCAAAACCGCTTCACTCATTGCCAATAGCGCCAAAGCGGCTGGTGTTTTAAGCGACTTGTCGGAGCCTCAGCTCGAGTCTCTGTACCACTACGGCCGGCAGCTGGGTCTGGCCTTCCAGGTTGTGGATGACATCCTTGATTTCACCGGCAGTGATCAACAGCTCGGCAAACCAGCAGCCAGTGATTTATCCAGCGGTTATCTCACAGCTCCCGCTCTTTACGCCCTTGAGGAACGTCCTGCTTTATCGGGTTTGATTGAACGCGAATTCAGCGGAGAGGGTGATCTTGAAACCGCTTTGGCGTTGGTTCGTGAGTCGGAAGCCATTCCTCGCACCCGTGAACTCGCCAAAACGTTTGCACGCGAAGCACGCGAAGCCCTGGATTGGATGCCCGAATCCCCATCACGGGCGGCCTTGCTGGAGTTACCAGATTTCGTTCTTAGCCGTCTGT is part of the Synechococcus sp. WH 8016 genome and encodes:
- a CDS encoding UbiD family decarboxylase, whose product is MALIGPGPGTRDLRDFLKLLEERGQLRRITAPVDPDLELAAIADRVLAAGGPALLFENVIGSSMPVAVNTLGTVERVVWSMGLERAEQLEELGSRLAILQQPRPPKDLKETKQFARVFWDLVKARPDRDLAPPCRQQIFLGDEVNLDQIPLIRPWPGDAGGVITLGLVITKDPETGVPNVGVYRLQRQSVNTMTVHWLSVRGGARHLRKAAAMGKKLEVAIAIGVHPLLVMAAATPIPVQLSEWLFAGIYAGEGVRLTPCKTIDLQVPSCSEVVLEGTITPGEVSPDGPFGDHMGFYGGVEDSPLVRFHCMTQRRSPIFLTTFSGRPPKEEAMLAIALNRIYTPILRQQIPEIRDFFLPMEALSYKLAVISIDKAYPGQAKRAAMAFWSALPQFTYTKFVVVVDKHINVRDPRQVVWAIAAQVDPQRDLFVLENTPFDTLDFASEQLGLGGRMAVDATTKIGPEKNHEWGEPLSRPAELEQQVSDRLEELGLADLDHAEPDPALFGYVLDKLISIQPRS
- a CDS encoding 2-phosphosulfolactate phosphatase family protein → MKVSYFHVAGEVPDTINGPEGPDAAVVIDVLRATTTIAWALHNGAEAIQTFADLDELRSEANAWPEQKRLLVGERGGAKLDGFDLGNSPVSVVPETVQGKRLFMSTTNGTRSLHRVREVACVLTVALPNREAVAKQLIQDQPEQVWMVGSGWEGTYSLEDSLAAGALAESLLAAGASVANDEMQAALALWAQWKDNPEACLRIASHGQRLIRLGDHDADFQRCAGLDQLSVVPTQAEPGVLRAVSG
- a CDS encoding carbon-nitrogen hydrolase family protein → MSDFLAAALQLTSTTDPESNFAAAEEQIDLAARRGAELIALPENFAFMGDDAQRLELAPALADQAARFLVTMARRYQVVILGGGFPVPVGDGQRHFQRSQLVGRDGQVLASYDKIHLFDVDLPDGSSYRESASFSPGTSPPPVVDVPGLCRVGLSICYDVRFTELYRHLVGAGAELLMIPAAFTAFTGKDHWQVLLQSRAIENTAYVLAPAQTGVHYKRRQSHGHSLVVDPWGTVLSDAGVAPGAAIAPIDPSHLQRIRGQMPSLQHRQPSLF
- a CDS encoding N-acetylmuramoyl-L-alanine amidase; its protein translation is MAPLTFRFSALILSAAVQASSLLLSLPAQAASALAAWKLSSSGELLLRTAAGARLQAFFEAGDRTRGPRVWIDFPGELSRSRSLPGSGPVREIRLGKPSAGETRLVIEFQPGVDLDPSQLKLIGTASNRWKLSFQGLSTTGLSAIGEGDLNRASSGSWAGGLRIQPSKTPVNAAGLPTVTRGKYRVVIDPGHGGPDPGAVGIRGIRESEIVLDISLQVARLLEAKGVQVIMTRTAEVDVDLPPRVSIANRAGADAFVSIHANAISMARPDVNGIETFFYSDRRSARLAAHLQQQMLNVSPGSPNRGVKRGRFFVIRRTTMPAALVEMGFVTGNIDSPRLATSSHRQRLALALATGILDYLKGVR
- the murI gene encoding glutamate racemase yields the protein MTIRLGLFDSGIGGLTVLRRILERHGAVPVTYLGDTARVPYGSRSPSEIRSIAAEVVAWLRVQEVSTVVMACNTTNALARDVTEGQAGVPVVGLIGAAAALVKESRVGVLATPATVASGAYRESIEALHPGTLVVQQACPDFVPLIEAGDLGSDELREAAIRYLQPLLEASVDSVVLGCTHYPLLVPLLANLLPPHMRLIDPAVAVATQLDAFLGQPLPGSQNQPVSLAATHMCVTKDAAGFAERATAWLGQRPCVDLVNLQP
- the sds gene encoding solanesyl diphosphate synthase, which produces MATVTELLQPVEADLEILLSDLRSLIGAGHPILQAAAEHLFSAGGKRLRPGIVLLISRALSADGELSSRHRRLAEITEMIHTASLVHDDVVDEASTRRGVETVHSRFNYRVAVLAGDFLFAQASWHLANLDNLDVVKLLSRVIMDLADGEVKQGLFRFDTGQSFETYFEKSYCKTASLIANSAKAAGVLSDLSEPQLESLYHYGRQLGLAFQVVDDILDFTGSDQQLGKPAASDLSSGYLTAPALYALEERPALSGLIEREFSGEGDLETALALVRESEAIPRTRELAKTFAREAREALDWMPESPSRAALLELPDFVLSRLY